One Tumebacillus sp. BK434 genomic window carries:
- a CDS encoding N-acetylmuramoyl-L-alanine amidase produces MKKCMHLLLAGLLVIGIVSVAEAATPTPAVSTAKQYNVFQRQTFLKSFVTFNEAVAYAKLWDHSSVVKIAGNLWLWDNYPRFHVFQGERLLKEFTTQQAALDYAKLWARSSVRTWTGSWLWDNYPKYRVFQGERMLREYKSFEEAVAYARLWAGASVRQISDGRWVWDNFQVKTLVLDPGHGGRDPGAIALDGTQEKDLTLAFGLQAKAELVKRGYNVVMVRETDMELIPATTDLAEELQARVDQSKVSGAHLFVSLHANSFSSSGTYGTETYYNTTSSYDGSANPFPEQSRQLAGIIQKHAVRAMGTYNRGAKDSNFYVLRKNTVPAALVEIGFLSNAGDLKKLEDTALQQKFAVEMGAAIDEYFSVSGQK; encoded by the coding sequence ATGAAGAAATGCATGCACCTTCTCTTGGCAGGATTGCTGGTGATAGGCATCGTATCGGTGGCGGAGGCGGCGACACCCACACCGGCGGTCAGCACCGCGAAACAATACAATGTGTTTCAGCGCCAGACGTTTTTGAAAAGTTTTGTGACCTTCAACGAAGCGGTGGCTTATGCCAAGCTGTGGGATCATTCGTCGGTGGTGAAGATCGCCGGCAACTTGTGGCTGTGGGACAACTATCCGCGCTTTCATGTCTTTCAGGGCGAACGGCTGCTGAAAGAGTTCACCACCCAACAGGCGGCGCTGGACTACGCGAAGCTCTGGGCGCGCTCGTCGGTCCGCACGTGGACAGGCTCTTGGCTGTGGGATAACTACCCGAAGTACAGAGTGTTTCAAGGGGAGCGGATGCTGCGGGAATACAAGTCGTTCGAGGAGGCGGTGGCCTATGCGCGGCTCTGGGCAGGCGCATCGGTCCGGCAGATCTCTGACGGGCGCTGGGTGTGGGACAACTTCCAAGTTAAAACGCTGGTCCTTGACCCCGGGCATGGCGGACGCGACCCGGGCGCGATCGCTCTGGATGGGACGCAGGAGAAAGACTTGACCCTGGCGTTCGGCTTGCAAGCGAAGGCAGAGCTGGTCAAACGCGGCTACAACGTGGTGATGGTGCGCGAGACGGACATGGAGCTCATCCCGGCTACGACCGATCTGGCCGAGGAACTGCAGGCGCGCGTCGATCAGTCAAAAGTGAGCGGGGCGCACCTGTTCGTCTCCTTGCATGCCAACTCGTTTTCCAGCAGCGGCACCTACGGGACGGAGACGTACTACAACACCACTTCCTCCTACGACGGCAGCGCCAACCCGTTTCCGGAGCAAAGCCGCCAACTGGCCGGGATCATCCAAAAGCACGCCGTCCGCGCGATGGGCACGTACAACCGCGGGGCGAAGGACAGCAATTTCTATGTCTTGCGCAAAAATACCGTTCCGGCGGCGCTGGTCGAGATCGGGTTCCTGTCCAATGCGGGTGACCTGAAAAAGCTGGAAGACACCGCTCTGCAGCAAAAATTCGCCGTGGAGATGGGCGCGGCGATCGATGAGTACTTTTCGGTCAGCGGGCAGAAGTGA
- a CDS encoding GyrI-like domain-containing protein: MEPRIAEKDAFTVIGLEMTGTYEEMDRIPILWDTLIPRAGEVQFLDTWGVSWDREQDFTYIASFEVCDPSRIPDGMVLREVAAQRYAVFTHQGKVENLHGTFQYAYKTWLPENGLERNFAVPFLELYDERWQGNTDESSFEIWLPLK; the protein is encoded by the coding sequence ATGGAACCGCGAATTGCAGAAAAAGACGCTTTTACGGTCATCGGCTTGGAAATGACCGGCACGTATGAAGAGATGGACCGCATCCCCATCCTCTGGGACACCCTCATTCCCCGCGCTGGCGAAGTCCAGTTTCTCGACACCTGGGGCGTCTCCTGGGACCGTGAGCAGGACTTCACCTACATCGCCAGCTTCGAAGTCTGCGATCCATCCCGCATCCCGGACGGCATGGTGCTCCGCGAAGTGGCAGCACAGCGCTACGCGGTGTTCACGCACCAAGGCAAAGTGGAGAACCTCCATGGCACCTTCCAGTACGCCTACAAGACCTGGCTCCCGGAAAACGGGCTCGAGCGCAACTTCGCCGTCCCCTTCCTCGAACTCTATGACGAGCGCTGGCAAGGCAACACCGATGAGTCGAGCTTTGAGATCTGGCTGCCGTTGAAATAG